The Exiguobacterium acetylicum genome includes a window with the following:
- a CDS encoding ATP-binding cassette domain-containing protein, with protein sequence MPIMYTDTDREERLRRQANEHEQAVLTPERLLHGRVRDLLATVSLFRAGELATLLGLEAFFEAESSELSSGEQQLVALGHALSSSPKTLFLSEPFLFLDHVRRKRLMGLLEEIERRFDCQIHCSMTRQSDLSRTSEPVETTGRLLDWIENVQHRYPLQARYALVTGKLSFHQGERIAIVGANGSGKSTLLRLVLGVERPLYGKVRRSGQTHYVPAHPMLAPLNDRSGSFATQKKRLLDEIDWCKDSYYFDEPTAGLEDPARMAFIDSWKMSPAALIVMATHDPALIRAAQRIIYLVHGEIAFDGPTEQFLQESRLFV encoded by the coding sequence ATGCCTATCATGTATACCGACACCGATCGAGAAGAACGTTTACGACGACAGGCAAACGAACATGAACAAGCTGTTTTGACACCAGAGCGACTACTACATGGACGTGTCCGGGATCTTCTCGCTACCGTTTCTTTGTTTCGGGCAGGAGAACTCGCGACCTTGCTAGGACTAGAAGCTTTTTTTGAAGCCGAGTCGAGTGAACTCTCATCCGGAGAACAACAGCTCGTTGCGCTCGGTCATGCCTTGTCTTCGTCACCAAAGACCCTGTTCTTGTCGGAACCATTTCTGTTTCTTGATCATGTCCGGCGGAAGCGATTGATGGGATTGCTTGAAGAAATCGAACGACGGTTTGATTGTCAAATTCATTGTTCGATGACGAGACAATCCGACCTCTCGCGTACGAGTGAACCGGTCGAAACGACAGGACGTCTCTTAGACTGGATTGAGAACGTCCAGCACCGTTATCCGCTACAGGCGCGTTATGCACTCGTGACAGGGAAATTATCGTTTCATCAAGGTGAACGGATTGCGATCGTCGGTGCAAATGGAAGTGGGAAATCGACGTTACTACGGCTTGTACTCGGAGTTGAGCGACCGCTATACGGCAAAGTCCGGCGTTCGGGGCAGACGCATTATGTACCAGCGCATCCGATGCTCGCACCACTAAATGACCGAAGCGGTAGTTTTGCGACGCAAAAAAAACGTCTTTTAGACGAGATCGATTGGTGCAAGGACAGCTATTACTTTGATGAACCGACGGCTGGTCTTGAGGATCCAGCGCGGATGGCTTTCATCGATTCGTGGAAGATGAGTCCGGCGGCACTCATCGTCATGGCGACACATGATCCAGCCCTGATCCGCGCAGCGCAGCGGATCATCTATCTCGTACACGGAGAAATTGCCTTTGACGGACCAACGGAGCAATTTTTACAGGAAAGCCGGCTATTTGTATGA
- a CDS encoding ECF transporter S component has product MIVTTILIVCLFLIIFEKLPMTDQRLRFIAIITAAAIVGRLLFSSLPNIQPATALILLVAVFVHPVVGAISGMLVVVLTSLFLGSGPFVLFQALAYATIASLGFVPFLRYRIVLTGYGFLAGFLYGWVSNLGFLVLTDFSWQAFFTLLVTGGTFDLLHGFSNAIFIWILFPIFLRIMHSFDEKRGTE; this is encoded by the coding sequence ATGATCGTAACAACGATTCTGATCGTTTGTCTGTTCTTGATCATCTTTGAAAAACTGCCGATGACAGATCAGCGATTACGATTCATTGCCATCATCACGGCAGCGGCAATCGTCGGACGATTGTTGTTCTCCAGTTTGCCGAACATTCAGCCGGCAACGGCTCTCATTTTATTAGTAGCCGTATTCGTCCATCCGGTCGTCGGTGCCATTTCTGGGATGCTTGTCGTCGTATTGACAAGTTTGTTTCTCGGAAGCGGTCCGTTCGTTCTCTTTCAGGCGCTAGCGTATGCAACCATCGCTAGTCTAGGATTCGTTCCGTTTCTTCGTTACCGGATTGTATTGACTGGATATGGATTTCTCGCTGGTTTCTTATACGGATGGGTAAGTAACCTCGGGTTCTTAGTACTGACCGACTTTTCGTGGCAAGCTTTCTTCACCTTACTCGTGACCGGAGGAACGTTTGATTTGCTACACGGATTCAGTAACGCCATTTTCATTTGGATATTGTTTCCGATTTTTTTACGAATTATGCATTCATTCGATGAAAAGAGGGGTACAGAATAG
- a CDS encoding SDR family NAD(P)-dependent oxidoreductase: MLRKTALITGASGGIGLDLAVLAARDGFDCVLVARNEKKLKELQQVLEKRYQIKVYVFAADLSLHDSVDHLVQYLEEQELTVDLLFNNAGFATSGRFAEIDPTEDINSIQVNVVALTDLTKRLLPGMVERGFGRILNVASVAAFMPGPYMSVYYATKAYVLSFSEALATEVDGSGVSVTCLCPGPTDTNFFDRANITLPFKSMPSHLVAFAGYRGMLKGRRVVVPGASNRAMVSLSRLLPRRLLTEVTGRIQDPARQQESSTEEDLLYANS; this comes from the coding sequence ATGTTACGAAAAACGGCACTGATTACTGGTGCATCGGGTGGAATCGGACTCGATCTCGCTGTCCTCGCAGCGCGAGATGGTTTTGATTGCGTACTCGTTGCCCGCAATGAAAAGAAACTGAAAGAACTACAACAAGTTCTCGAAAAACGGTATCAGATCAAAGTCTATGTATTCGCTGCTGATTTATCACTACACGATAGTGTTGATCACCTTGTGCAGTACTTAGAGGAGCAAGAGCTAACAGTTGATCTATTGTTCAACAATGCCGGCTTCGCTACGTCGGGACGGTTTGCTGAAATTGACCCAACGGAAGATATTAACTCAATCCAAGTCAACGTCGTCGCTTTGACGGACCTGACGAAACGACTCTTACCAGGGATGGTCGAACGTGGCTTCGGACGCATCTTGAATGTCGCATCCGTTGCCGCCTTCATGCCAGGACCTTACATGAGTGTGTATTATGCGACGAAAGCCTATGTCCTCTCGTTCTCCGAAGCACTCGCAACGGAAGTCGATGGCTCGGGTGTCAGCGTAACCTGCCTCTGTCCGGGACCGACTGATACGAACTTCTTCGATCGAGCGAACATCACGCTCCCGTTCAAGAGTATGCCGTCGCACCTCGTCGCATTCGCAGGGTATCGTGGCATGCTCAAAGGTCGCCGTGTCGTCGTTCCAGGTGCGAGCAACCGCGCCATGGTTTCCTTATCTCGTCTCTTGCCACGCCGTCTCCTGACGGAAGTAACTGGTCGGATCCAGGACCCTGCTCGCCAGCAAGAGTCCTCGACAGAAGAAGATCTCCTGTACGCGAATTCATAA
- a CDS encoding MDR family MFS transporter produces the protein MRKKVTVALLLATFLAAIEGTIVATATPVMASELNGAKLVSWIFAGFLLFMAVSTPIYGKMADLYGRKRVLLFGIGVFTVASLACGLAQSMEMLIVFRAVQGIGAGAVLPIAMTIIGDLYTYEERGKIQGVLSAVWGISGVAGPLVGGFLVESLSWRYIFLLNVPFALLSFFMIVVYYKETVRETDRKIDYRGALLFALGMSAFLYGLLSGSESETFLRPIILASFFISFVLLFTFYRVEKKASDPLLPPAVIRHPVILVINLAVFFSAWVLVSMSAYIPIFAQGVLGKSPTEAGFMLMPLSLFWTLTAIIGGRTIGVASPRYRTMTGMGLLIVGTTILSLITRESSDVFIYLAVSLIGIGFGLSQPVFMVVLQTSVDWSLRGSATAVNSFLSTTGQTLGVAIFGTIFNLSILRSFAASDKLSEYAIDPFFQSSTAKTFGQDVQYAAEVALAHGLRYVFIGGILCAVLAFMMTWRLPKVRPEDPRS, from the coding sequence ATGAGGAAAAAAGTAACCGTCGCGTTGTTGCTCGCGACGTTTTTAGCCGCGATCGAGGGGACGATCGTTGCAACGGCAACACCTGTCATGGCAAGTGAGCTGAACGGGGCAAAATTAGTCAGTTGGATCTTTGCTGGATTCTTGCTATTCATGGCTGTCTCGACGCCGATTTACGGGAAAATGGCCGATTTATATGGACGAAAACGTGTCCTGTTATTCGGAATTGGTGTCTTCACAGTAGCATCACTAGCGTGTGGACTTGCTCAATCGATGGAGATGTTAATCGTCTTCCGTGCCGTTCAAGGGATTGGGGCAGGGGCCGTGTTGCCGATTGCAATGACGATCATCGGTGATTTGTATACATATGAAGAACGCGGGAAAATCCAAGGCGTACTCAGTGCTGTTTGGGGAATTTCCGGTGTCGCCGGACCACTTGTCGGTGGGTTCCTTGTGGAATCACTCTCATGGCGCTACATCTTCTTATTGAACGTACCGTTTGCGTTATTGTCCTTTTTCATGATTGTCGTGTACTACAAAGAGACCGTCCGTGAAACGGATCGGAAAATCGATTACCGAGGTGCGTTACTGTTTGCGCTCGGGATGAGTGCGTTTCTGTACGGCTTATTATCAGGCAGTGAATCGGAGACATTCTTGCGTCCGATCATCTTAGCCAGCTTTTTCATTAGTTTTGTTTTACTGTTTACGTTTTATCGGGTTGAGAAAAAGGCGAGCGACCCGCTGTTGCCGCCAGCGGTCATTCGCCATCCGGTCATTCTCGTGATTAACTTGGCAGTCTTCTTTTCGGCCTGGGTGCTCGTCTCGATGTCAGCGTACATTCCGATCTTTGCGCAAGGCGTGCTCGGAAAGAGTCCGACCGAAGCTGGGTTCATGTTGATGCCACTGTCACTGTTTTGGACATTAACGGCGATCATCGGTGGACGTACGATTGGTGTCGCTTCACCCCGGTACCGGACGATGACCGGGATGGGACTGCTAATCGTCGGGACGACGATTTTATCGTTGATTACGCGCGAATCAAGTGATGTCTTCATTTATCTTGCTGTTTCACTGATCGGAATCGGCTTTGGTCTCTCGCAACCGGTCTTCATGGTTGTACTCCAGACGTCCGTCGATTGGTCCCTTCGCGGATCAGCAACCGCCGTTAACTCGTTCTTGAGCACGACAGGGCAGACGCTTGGTGTCGCGATCTTTGGTACGATCTTCAACCTATCGATCCTTCGTTCGTTTGCTGCATCAGATAAGCTCTCGGAGTATGCGATTGATCCGTTCTTCCAATCCAGTACGGCAAAAACGTTCGGACAAGACGTACAATATGCTGCGGAAGTGGCATTAGCACATGGATTACGCTACGTCTTCATCGGTGGTATTCTCTGTGCCGTCCTTGCATTTATGATGACATGGCGATTACCGAAAGTCCGACCGGAAGACCCTCGTTCATAA
- a CDS encoding DMT family transporter, which translates to MPYFTLFMALFFISTSAIFVKWAETPIEAVAFYRMLFSTLLLLPLIRLKELLQLSSSTIRHMLLSGVLLAGHFWLWFLSLDYTTVASSTLFVTASPIFVLAGNALFFKQHPSRKALLFVAVALFGGGLVAYGDIAVGMRALIGDGLALLATILVAGYWLLGQHVRTSVSTNLYSFGVYAVASIVLLLLSLIQSTNLVAAFQQDWWLYILLAVFPTLLGHNLFNWALARVSASIVSITILGEAVWGMIFGYYLFDETLTWIQITGAALLLIGIGLFLRRNERDIREQIAQQESATSHS; encoded by the coding sequence ATGCCCTATTTTACGTTATTCATGGCTTTATTCTTTATTTCAACATCGGCAATCTTCGTCAAGTGGGCGGAGACCCCGATTGAGGCTGTCGCCTTTTACCGCATGTTATTCTCGACCTTGTTGTTGCTTCCACTCATTCGATTGAAGGAACTGTTGCAACTCAGTTCGTCGACGATTCGACACATGCTACTAAGTGGCGTTTTGCTCGCCGGTCATTTTTGGCTATGGTTCCTCTCTCTTGATTATACGACAGTTGCGAGCTCGACGCTCTTCGTGACCGCTAGTCCGATTTTCGTTCTTGCAGGTAACGCGTTGTTTTTCAAACAACATCCATCACGTAAGGCACTTTTGTTCGTCGCCGTCGCCTTATTCGGTGGTGGACTGGTCGCCTACGGGGATATCGCTGTCGGCATGCGCGCCTTGATTGGAGACGGTCTTGCTTTACTCGCAACGATTCTCGTCGCTGGTTATTGGTTGCTCGGTCAACACGTCCGGACGAGTGTCTCAACAAACCTTTATTCGTTCGGTGTCTATGCCGTCGCGTCAATTGTCTTACTCTTGTTGTCATTGATTCAATCAACGAACCTTGTTGCCGCGTTCCAACAGGACTGGTGGCTTTATATCCTCCTCGCCGTCTTCCCGACGTTGCTTGGTCACAATTTATTCAACTGGGCACTCGCTCGTGTCAGCGCGAGCATCGTCAGCATCACCATCCTCGGTGAAGCCGTCTGGGGTATGATTTTCGGTTATTATCTGTTTGATGAAACGTTGACGTGGATTCAAATCACAGGTGCCGCTTTACTGTTGATTGGGATCGGATTATTTCTCCGACGCAATGAACGCGACATTCGTGAACAGATTGCGCAACAAGAGAGTGCGACTAGTCACTCTTAA
- a CDS encoding DNA topoisomerase III has protein sequence MQLIIAEKPKQAEKLAAPYPSVKRDGYIEIKPCDRFPQGAKLAYAVGHLCELQEPAHYDAKWKRWNYDHLPIIPERFDYRLAKGKSKPYQVIKKLLNERTTTSIIIASDAEREGEAIVRLILRLANNAKPLQRLWISSLTPQAVDHGFANLLDGKETENIFHEAMSRACADWLIGMNASRAYTTLLKKKGIADVFSLGRVQTPTLALIVEREKQIENFQPETYYEVEADFTRYKGKYINAKKQTKLSDREQAQAIVDRTKGTGIVASIEKKRQTERPPFWFSLSLLQTEASRRFGLGAKETLDIAQKLYIRGWISYPRTDSSFVTKEEAGQFPIILDRLLKQAEYSPIKNVLTNNPANDKRYVNPAKVSDHYAIIPTEEAGAVAKLSGRDAQVYDLIVRRFLAAFAPDAVSEKTEIVTARETDRFLTRGSRTIDPGFKQVLQIESKEVELPAVEKGQEMPIKSCRLLEKQTEPPKRYTEGTLILGMKTAGKLLEDELQAIMKEVEGLGTEATRAGIIDGLKRREYIKLVKKEIHPTPKGRILIDAVTGSILASPEMTAKWESRLEQIGKGEASAAQFIEQAKKLSEHLVVDAKQRIEQLAVDPTQVKSKSPRGATNRPVGPCPLCQSAVLDRGKFYGCSGYQKNNCGFTLPKTILGARLTQTEVKKVLVGQKTKPLEMKKNARQFKAMLYLERDQLKFEFTKGED, from the coding sequence GTGCAATTGATCATTGCTGAAAAACCAAAACAAGCTGAAAAATTGGCAGCCCCGTATCCGTCCGTGAAACGAGACGGCTACATTGAAATCAAACCGTGTGATCGATTTCCGCAAGGAGCAAAACTCGCCTATGCGGTCGGGCACTTGTGCGAACTCCAGGAGCCGGCGCATTACGACGCTAAATGGAAACGATGGAACTACGACCATTTGCCGATCATCCCGGAACGATTTGATTACCGACTAGCAAAGGGCAAGAGTAAACCGTATCAAGTCATCAAAAAATTATTAAACGAGCGGACGACGACTTCCATCATTATAGCATCGGATGCCGAGCGAGAGGGAGAGGCAATCGTCCGATTGATTTTACGTCTCGCAAACAATGCGAAACCACTACAACGACTCTGGATTTCTAGTTTAACGCCGCAAGCCGTCGATCATGGTTTTGCGAATCTACTTGATGGTAAGGAAACGGAGAACATTTTCCATGAAGCGATGAGTCGTGCTTGCGCCGACTGGTTGATTGGGATGAATGCATCCCGTGCTTATACAACGTTACTGAAGAAGAAAGGCATCGCCGACGTCTTTTCGCTCGGACGGGTCCAAACACCGACGCTTGCCTTGATCGTCGAGCGGGAAAAACAGATCGAGAATTTTCAACCGGAGACATATTATGAAGTCGAAGCAGATTTTACACGTTACAAAGGGAAATACATCAATGCGAAGAAACAGACGAAACTGAGTGACCGAGAGCAGGCCCAAGCGATCGTCGATCGGACGAAAGGAACAGGCATCGTCGCCTCGATCGAGAAAAAACGGCAAACGGAACGTCCACCGTTCTGGTTTAGTTTGTCACTTTTGCAAACGGAAGCGAGTCGACGCTTTGGACTCGGTGCCAAAGAGACGCTCGATATCGCGCAAAAGCTCTACATTCGCGGCTGGATCAGTTATCCGCGAACAGATTCGTCTTTCGTGACAAAAGAGGAAGCAGGTCAGTTTCCGATTATCCTCGATCGGTTATTGAAACAAGCGGAGTATAGTCCAATCAAGAATGTTTTGACGAACAATCCGGCAAACGATAAACGCTATGTCAATCCGGCGAAGGTTAGCGACCACTATGCGATCATTCCGACAGAAGAAGCAGGTGCCGTCGCTAAGTTATCCGGTCGTGATGCCCAAGTCTATGATTTAATCGTCCGACGTTTTCTAGCAGCATTTGCACCGGACGCTGTCTCGGAAAAAACGGAAATCGTGACGGCGCGTGAGACGGATCGTTTCCTGACACGCGGTAGTCGAACGATTGATCCGGGCTTTAAACAGGTATTGCAAATCGAATCGAAAGAAGTCGAATTGCCAGCTGTTGAAAAAGGACAAGAGATGCCAATTAAAAGCTGTCGTCTGCTCGAGAAACAAACGGAGCCACCGAAACGCTACACGGAAGGGACACTGATCCTCGGCATGAAGACAGCTGGTAAGTTGCTAGAGGATGAACTGCAAGCAATCATGAAGGAAGTCGAAGGGCTTGGAACGGAAGCGACCCGTGCTGGGATCATCGATGGATTAAAACGACGTGAGTATATCAAACTCGTCAAAAAAGAGATTCATCCGACACCAAAAGGTCGAATATTGATCGATGCCGTGACGGGAAGCATCCTTGCCTCACCGGAAATGACAGCGAAGTGGGAGAGCCGTCTTGAACAGATTGGAAAAGGCGAAGCATCTGCCGCCCAGTTCATTGAACAGGCGAAAAAATTGTCGGAGCATCTCGTCGTCGATGCGAAACAACGGATCGAGCAACTCGCTGTTGATCCAACGCAAGTTAAAAGCAAGTCACCGCGGGGAGCGACGAATCGCCCGGTCGGTCCATGTCCACTGTGCCAGTCAGCAGTGCTTGATCGTGGGAAGTTTTATGGCTGTAGTGGCTATCAAAAAAACAACTGTGGTTTTACATTACCGAAAACAATTCTAGGTGCCCGATTGACACAAACGGAAGTTAAAAAAGTACTCGTTGGTCAGAAGACGAAGCCGCTCGAGATGAAAAAGAATGCGCGTCAGTTCAAGGCGATGCTCTATCTCGAACGCGATCAATTAAAATTCGAATTTACGAAAGGGGAAGACTGA